In Deltaproteobacteria bacterium, one DNA window encodes the following:
- a CDS encoding peptidoglycan-binding protein, giving the protein MYERFFGLADAPFRLTPDPRYLFLSPKHAEALAHLKLGLRESSGFVCITGDVGTGKTTLLRAFLAGLGPETATAYIFNPPRSALELLKTINGELGLFAKTRSRKKLVDALNAHLLAQREAGRRSIVIIDEAQALSIDVLEQLRLLSNLETTTEKLLRIVLVGQPQLRALLLHPELVQLNQRITLRWHMGPLSRRETVAYMLHRLRVAAGGDPPPRIFTRPALRRTHRISRGVPRVVNMVAHRALMVAFAAERRVVNAACVRQAYREIGALPLAAAAPTSPRRTAWAAAAVGACAGVIALGVVALAWRPELHLGGASESPAPSAVMTPAEETPAPVVAVATPPPPEAEPAPPAPTADPAPPVTPADEVERRLASLDARATTRVAVGAILAAWHAEPLAADEPVDLARIAARRHLEDLPLVGNGSMLRLLDLPAILELRVPGADQPRPVALTGMSDGRAELVVDGSPTPVDAAFLDHHWFGRAHVFWRDFEALGPAFGHESHGAPVARLQALLRRIGAYDGKESGQFDPATEAAVLGFQRARFLAVDGRVGRLTRIVLYAAAGGYPRPTLGAPS; this is encoded by the coding sequence ATGTACGAGCGCTTCTTCGGCCTCGCCGACGCGCCCTTCCGGCTGACTCCGGACCCGCGCTACCTCTTCCTATCGCCCAAGCATGCCGAGGCCCTCGCGCACCTGAAGCTCGGGCTGCGCGAGTCGAGCGGCTTCGTCTGCATCACGGGCGACGTCGGCACCGGGAAGACGACCCTCCTGCGCGCCTTCCTGGCCGGCCTCGGCCCCGAGACCGCCACCGCCTACATCTTCAACCCGCCGCGCTCGGCGCTCGAGCTGCTGAAGACGATCAACGGCGAGCTCGGTCTCTTCGCCAAGACGCGCAGCCGAAAGAAGCTGGTCGACGCGCTCAACGCCCACCTCCTGGCGCAGCGCGAGGCAGGGCGGCGCTCGATCGTCATCATCGACGAGGCGCAGGCCCTCTCGATCGACGTGCTGGAGCAGCTCCGCCTCCTCTCGAACCTGGAGACGACGACCGAGAAGCTGCTCCGCATCGTGCTCGTCGGCCAGCCGCAGCTCCGCGCCCTCCTCCTCCACCCCGAGCTGGTGCAGCTGAACCAGCGCATCACGCTGCGCTGGCACATGGGGCCGCTCTCCCGCCGCGAGACGGTCGCGTACATGCTCCACCGCCTGCGCGTCGCGGCCGGCGGCGACCCGCCGCCGCGCATCTTCACGCGCCCGGCCCTCCGCCGCACGCATCGCATCTCGCGTGGCGTGCCGCGCGTCGTCAACATGGTGGCGCACCGCGCGCTGATGGTCGCCTTCGCGGCCGAGCGGCGGGTGGTGAACGCCGCGTGCGTGCGCCAGGCGTACCGCGAGATCGGGGCGCTGCCGCTCGCCGCCGCCGCGCCGACGTCGCCGAGGCGCACGGCGTGGGCTGCGGCCGCGGTCGGCGCCTGCGCCGGCGTGATCGCGCTCGGCGTGGTCGCGCTTGCGTGGCGGCCGGAGCTGCACCTCGGTGGCGCGAGCGAGAGCCCCGCGCCGAGCGCCGTCATGACGCCGGCCGAGGAGACGCCGGCACCCGTGGTCGCGGTGGCAACGCCCCCGCCGCCGGAGGCGGAGCCCGCCCCGCCCGCGCCGACCGCCGATCCCGCGCCGCCGGTGACGCCGGCCGACGAGGTCGAGCGCCGTCTGGCGAGCCTCGATGCGCGGGCGACCACGCGCGTCGCGGTCGGCGCGATCCTCGCCGCCTGGCACGCGGAGCCGCTCGCCGCCGACGAGCCCGTGGATCTCGCACGCATCGCCGCCCGCCGCCACCTCGAGGACCTGCCGCTGGTCGGCAATGGGAGCATGCTGCGTCTCCTCGACCTGCCCGCGATCCTCGAGCTGCGCGTTCCCGGCGCCGACCAGCCGCGCCCGGTGGCGCTCACGGGCATGTCGGACGGTCGCGCCGAGCTCGTCGTCGACGGCAGCCCCACGCCGGTGGACGCCGCCTTCCTCGACCACCACTGGTTCGGCCGGGCGCACGTCTTCTGGCGCGACTTCGAGGCGCTCGGGCCGGCCTTCGGGCACGAGTCGCACGGCGCGCCCGTGGCGCGGCTGCAGGCCCTCCTCCGCCGCATCGGCGCCTACGACGGGAAGGAGAGCGGGCAGTTCGACCCTGCGACCGAGGCCGCCGTGCTCGGCTTCCAGCGCGCGCGCTTCCTGGCCGTCGACGGGCGCGTCGGGCGGCTCACGCGCATCGTCCTCTACGCGGCCGCCGGCGGGTACCCGCGGCCGACGCTCGGAGCGCCGTCGTGA
- a CDS encoding M28 family peptidase — MRRLVLEVLVLLGLLVAACAYLTQPLLPRGGTTVQQGADPLRLEAHVRALSERFSPRGNKNLKNLNAAANYIADALRAAGGEVSDQPYSSDGYTYRNVIAALGPESEERVVVGAHYDAFRGFPGADDNASGVAGVLELARILGASPPAMRVELVAYSLEEPPHFRTESMGSAVHAATLKAKKARVRAMISLEMIGCFSDEKDSQTYPLGVLKLLYRSTGNFIAVVGRIGGGRLVRIVKTAMRAATRLPVESINAPGFIPGIDFSDHLSYWEQGYPALMVTDTAFYRNPRYHTADDTPDTLDYERMALVVDGLVAAVRALTAG, encoded by the coding sequence ATGAGGCGCCTCGTGCTGGAGGTGCTCGTCCTTCTCGGCCTGCTCGTCGCGGCCTGCGCCTACCTCACCCAGCCGCTGCTGCCCAGGGGAGGGACGACAGTCCAGCAGGGAGCGGATCCGCTGAGGCTCGAGGCCCACGTTCGGGCTCTCTCCGAGCGCTTCTCCCCGCGTGGCAACAAGAACCTGAAGAACCTCAACGCCGCCGCCAACTACATCGCCGACGCACTTCGCGCCGCGGGCGGCGAGGTGAGCGATCAGCCCTACTCGTCGGACGGCTACACCTACCGGAACGTGATCGCCGCTCTCGGCCCCGAGAGCGAGGAGCGCGTCGTGGTCGGGGCACACTACGATGCCTTCCGCGGCTTCCCCGGCGCCGACGACAACGCCAGCGGCGTCGCCGGGGTGCTCGAGCTCGCCCGGATACTCGGCGCGAGCCCACCCGCGATGCGCGTCGAGCTGGTCGCCTACTCGCTCGAGGAGCCGCCCCACTTCCGCACCGAGTCGATGGGCAGCGCCGTCCACGCCGCCACGCTCAAGGCGAAGAAGGCCAGGGTGCGGGCGATGATCTCGCTGGAGATGATCGGCTGCTTCAGCGACGAGAAGGACAGCCAGACCTATCCGCTCGGCGTCCTGAAGCTGCTGTATCGCTCGACTGGCAACTTCATCGCCGTCGTGGGGCGCATCGGCGGGGGCCGCCTCGTCCGCATCGTGAAGACCGCAATGAGAGCTGCAACCAGGCTGCCCGTGGAATCGATCAATGCTCCTGGCTTCATCCCGGGGATCGATTTCTCAGATCACCTCTCCTACTGGGAGCAGGGCTATCCGGCGCTGATGGTGACCGACACCGCCTTCTACCGGAACCCGCGCTACCACACGGCGGACGACACCCCCGACACGTTGGACTACGAGCGGATGGCGCTGGTGGTGGACGGGCTGGTCGCGGCCGTGCGGGCGCTCACGGCCGGCTGA